Proteins found in one Primulina eburnea isolate SZY01 chromosome 16, ASM2296580v1, whole genome shotgun sequence genomic segment:
- the LOC140816555 gene encoding probable plastid-lipid-associated protein 14, chloroplastic isoform X1, with protein MAVPIGVCSSSAFDYSQVQCLMSLSSCRNNSSNMQRSLPVAMRNHYIILRDRRSSVEVFASRGNVSQELESEDNAGVSCSEEDDELSHVIKFKMSDFKIHDRVSIALGERGDEVVYEATVKDPRSPLFNTRVVLRRLIGTLAKRRGRRAMEVLRRLGSRRLYHSYSMQVHGYVCSSTTEDSDSFTLVHGYHGSSSLRHWLQQSDWLPTLEATLALDEESVRKVGDDTVGGPAVSRQLRVIRLLMRDLLIGVNYLHSHGLAHTELRLENLHISPVDRHIKVGLLGNASDFHDSSPDDSKLDSNMDRRKMMIAFDMRCVGFIMAKMVLRDLMDPTIFSQFKTFLSKGNNPSCLREFLISIINRNSSSGKIGFQILDRNWGAGWNLLFLLLATKPSQGISCLDALRHPFLCGPLWRVDPTMEMIRWSLGSTAVRIAEEYIYGKQQRRRIAHFIELMEMLNPHSKPRKWLELLPGKWRLLYSTGRHIGLTLRQPPARVLIGDVHLTISKLLKPEATFSIASDIGYNVIIGRDWAHDKTGTGGKLKVTCLSKLRAGRRLYIKEETLTSNFGSATQDVRDSIIEKLSSKKWRKIMPIKEYPSSLPVAKLVSSDVEMTMSLDKPLSSDIETAKNVIREVRMQIPPELFELSKIVCGTYVDSRLLLLRSVNGSALLFTRSHVNDISYKP; from the exons TCGAATATGCAAAGATCTTTGCCTGTGGCCATGAGGAATCACTATATTATACTCAGAGATAGGAGGTCGAGTGTAGAGGTTTTTGCTTCTAGAGGCAATGTATCTCAAGAATTAGAATCCGAGGATAATGCTGGTGTGAGTTGTTCGGAGGAGGATGATGAATTAAGTCATGTGATTAAGTTCAAGATGTCGGATTTTAAGATTCACGACCGCGTTTCCATTGCTCTCGGAGAAAGG GGTGATGAGGTGGTATATGAAGCCACTGTGAAGGACCCTCGTAG TCCATTGTTTAACACAAGAGTTGTGCTTAGGAGACTGATTGGTACACTGGCTAAGCGAAGAGGAAGACGTGCAATGGAG GTGTTGAGAAGACTAGGCAGCCGCAGATTATATCATTCTTACTCAATGCAAGTACATGGTTATGTTTGCTCATCCACAACCGAGGATAGTGATTCGTTCACTCTAGTTCATGGA TATCATGGAAGTTCTTCCTTGAGACATTGGCTTCAACAGTCTGATTGGCTTCCAACTTTGGAAGCTACTCTTGCTCTGGATGAGGAGTCCGTCAGGAAGGTTGGAGATGATACAGTGGGAGGACCAGCAGTTTCCCGACAGCTTCGCGTAATTCGACTCTTAATGCGTGATCTGTTAATTGGG GTGAATTACTTGCACAGCCATGGACTTGCCCATACGGAGCTGAGACTTGAAAATTTACATATTAGCCCCGTTGATAGGCATATTAAA GTTGGACTACTGGGAAATGCTTCCGATTTCCACGACTCCAGTCCAGATGATAGCAAACTCGATAGCAATATGGATAGACGAAAAATGATGATTGCTTTTGACATGAG ATGTGTCGGATTCATTATGGCCAAAATGGTTCTGAGAGACCTTATGGATCCCACGATTTTCTCACAGTTCAAAACATTTCTCTCCAAG GGAAACAACCCATCCTGCTTGCGTGagtttttgattagtattaTCAATAGAAATTCTTCATCTGGAAAAATCGGATTCCAG ATACTTGATAGAAATTGGGGAGCGGGTTGGAACTTGCTGTTCTTGCTTCTTGCAACGAAACCATCACAGGGAATTAG TTGCTTGGATGCTTTGAGGCACCCTTTCCTGTGTGGACCACTATGGCGAGTGGATCCAACAATGGAAATGATCAGATGGAGCCTTGGTTCAACTGCAGTTCGAATCGCTGAGGAATATATTTATGGCAAGCAGCAG CGAAGAAGAATTGCACATTTTATTGAGCTAATGGAAATGTTGAACCCACATTCAAAGCCCAGG AAATGGCTGGAATTGCTTCCTGGCAAATGGCGTCTTCTTTATAGCACGGGTCGGCACATTGGTCTAACCTTGCGCCAACCTCCTGCCCGAGTCCTTATCGGCGATGTCCATTTGACAATATCCAAGCTTCTGAAGCCAGAAGCAACGTTTTCAATAGCATCAGACATTGGTTACAATGTTATAATTGGCAGAGATTGGGCTCATGACAAAACTGGGACAGGCGGAAAACTGAAGGTTACCTGTCTTTCTAAATTAAGAGCAGGACGACGGTTATATATAAAAGAGGAAACCTTGACTTCGAATTTCGGGTCAGCCACCCAAGATGTCAGAGATTCTATCATAGAGAAGCTCTCTAGTAAGAAGTGGAGAAAGATCATGCCCATAAAAGAATATCCTTCTAGCCTTCCTGTGGCAAAGCTCGTCTCCAGTGATGTTGAAATGACCATGAGTTTGGACAAACCGTTGAGTAGTGACATCGAAACTGCAAAGAATGTTATTCGCGAGGTTAGAATGCAAATACCACCTGAATTATTCGAGTTGTCGAAAATCGTGTGTGGGACATATGTAGATTCTAGGTTACTTCTCCTTCGTAGTGTGAATGGTTCTGCCCTATTGTTCACCAGATCTCATGTAAATGACATATCATATAAAccatga
- the LOC140816555 gene encoding probable plastid-lipid-associated protein 14, chloroplastic isoform X3, giving the protein MEVLRRLGSRRLYHSYSMQVHGYVCSSTTEDSDSFTLVHGYHGSSSLRHWLQQSDWLPTLEATLALDEESVRKVGDDTVGGPAVSRQLRVIRLLMRDLLIGVNYLHSHGLAHTELRLENLHISPVDRHIKVGLLGNASDFHDSSPDDSKLDSNMDRRKMMIAFDMRCVGFIMAKMVLRDLMDPTIFSQFKTFLSKGNNPSCLREFLISIINRNSSSGKIGFQILDRNWGAGWNLLFLLLATKPSQGISCLDALRHPFLCGPLWRVDPTMEMIRWSLGSTAVRIAEEYIYGKQQRRRIAHFIELMEMLNPHSKPRKWLELLPGKWRLLYSTGRHIGLTLRQPPARVLIGDVHLTISKLLKPEATFSIASDIGYNVIIGRDWAHDKTGTGGKLKVTCLSKLRAGRRLYIKEETLTSNFGSATQDVRDSIIEKLSSKKWRKIMPIKEYPSSLPVAKLVSSDVEMTMSLDKPLSSDIETAKNVIREVRMQIPPELFELSKIVCGTYVDSRLLLLRSVNGSALLFTRSHVNDISYKP; this is encoded by the exons ATGGAG GTGTTGAGAAGACTAGGCAGCCGCAGATTATATCATTCTTACTCAATGCAAGTACATGGTTATGTTTGCTCATCCACAACCGAGGATAGTGATTCGTTCACTCTAGTTCATGGA TATCATGGAAGTTCTTCCTTGAGACATTGGCTTCAACAGTCTGATTGGCTTCCAACTTTGGAAGCTACTCTTGCTCTGGATGAGGAGTCCGTCAGGAAGGTTGGAGATGATACAGTGGGAGGACCAGCAGTTTCCCGACAGCTTCGCGTAATTCGACTCTTAATGCGTGATCTGTTAATTGGG GTGAATTACTTGCACAGCCATGGACTTGCCCATACGGAGCTGAGACTTGAAAATTTACATATTAGCCCCGTTGATAGGCATATTAAA GTTGGACTACTGGGAAATGCTTCCGATTTCCACGACTCCAGTCCAGATGATAGCAAACTCGATAGCAATATGGATAGACGAAAAATGATGATTGCTTTTGACATGAG ATGTGTCGGATTCATTATGGCCAAAATGGTTCTGAGAGACCTTATGGATCCCACGATTTTCTCACAGTTCAAAACATTTCTCTCCAAG GGAAACAACCCATCCTGCTTGCGTGagtttttgattagtattaTCAATAGAAATTCTTCATCTGGAAAAATCGGATTCCAG ATACTTGATAGAAATTGGGGAGCGGGTTGGAACTTGCTGTTCTTGCTTCTTGCAACGAAACCATCACAGGGAATTAG TTGCTTGGATGCTTTGAGGCACCCTTTCCTGTGTGGACCACTATGGCGAGTGGATCCAACAATGGAAATGATCAGATGGAGCCTTGGTTCAACTGCAGTTCGAATCGCTGAGGAATATATTTATGGCAAGCAGCAG CGAAGAAGAATTGCACATTTTATTGAGCTAATGGAAATGTTGAACCCACATTCAAAGCCCAGG AAATGGCTGGAATTGCTTCCTGGCAAATGGCGTCTTCTTTATAGCACGGGTCGGCACATTGGTCTAACCTTGCGCCAACCTCCTGCCCGAGTCCTTATCGGCGATGTCCATTTGACAATATCCAAGCTTCTGAAGCCAGAAGCAACGTTTTCAATAGCATCAGACATTGGTTACAATGTTATAATTGGCAGAGATTGGGCTCATGACAAAACTGGGACAGGCGGAAAACTGAAGGTTACCTGTCTTTCTAAATTAAGAGCAGGACGACGGTTATATATAAAAGAGGAAACCTTGACTTCGAATTTCGGGTCAGCCACCCAAGATGTCAGAGATTCTATCATAGAGAAGCTCTCTAGTAAGAAGTGGAGAAAGATCATGCCCATAAAAGAATATCCTTCTAGCCTTCCTGTGGCAAAGCTCGTCTCCAGTGATGTTGAAATGACCATGAGTTTGGACAAACCGTTGAGTAGTGACATCGAAACTGCAAAGAATGTTATTCGCGAGGTTAGAATGCAAATACCACCTGAATTATTCGAGTTGTCGAAAATCGTGTGTGGGACATATGTAGATTCTAGGTTACTTCTCCTTCGTAGTGTGAATGGTTCTGCCCTATTGTTCACCAGATCTCATGTAAATGACATATCATATAAAccatga
- the LOC140816555 gene encoding probable plastid-lipid-associated protein 14, chloroplastic isoform X2, producing the protein MQGDEVVYEATVKDPRSPLFNTRVVLRRLIGTLAKRRGRRAMEVLRRLGSRRLYHSYSMQVHGYVCSSTTEDSDSFTLVHGYHGSSSLRHWLQQSDWLPTLEATLALDEESVRKVGDDTVGGPAVSRQLRVIRLLMRDLLIGVNYLHSHGLAHTELRLENLHISPVDRHIKVGLLGNASDFHDSSPDDSKLDSNMDRRKMMIAFDMRCVGFIMAKMVLRDLMDPTIFSQFKTFLSKGNNPSCLREFLISIINRNSSSGKIGFQILDRNWGAGWNLLFLLLATKPSQGISCLDALRHPFLCGPLWRVDPTMEMIRWSLGSTAVRIAEEYIYGKQQRRRIAHFIELMEMLNPHSKPRKWLELLPGKWRLLYSTGRHIGLTLRQPPARVLIGDVHLTISKLLKPEATFSIASDIGYNVIIGRDWAHDKTGTGGKLKVTCLSKLRAGRRLYIKEETLTSNFGSATQDVRDSIIEKLSSKKWRKIMPIKEYPSSLPVAKLVSSDVEMTMSLDKPLSSDIETAKNVIREVRMQIPPELFELSKIVCGTYVDSRLLLLRSVNGSALLFTRSHVNDISYKP; encoded by the exons ATGCAGGGTGATGAGGTGGTATATGAAGCCACTGTGAAGGACCCTCGTAG TCCATTGTTTAACACAAGAGTTGTGCTTAGGAGACTGATTGGTACACTGGCTAAGCGAAGAGGAAGACGTGCAATGGAG GTGTTGAGAAGACTAGGCAGCCGCAGATTATATCATTCTTACTCAATGCAAGTACATGGTTATGTTTGCTCATCCACAACCGAGGATAGTGATTCGTTCACTCTAGTTCATGGA TATCATGGAAGTTCTTCCTTGAGACATTGGCTTCAACAGTCTGATTGGCTTCCAACTTTGGAAGCTACTCTTGCTCTGGATGAGGAGTCCGTCAGGAAGGTTGGAGATGATACAGTGGGAGGACCAGCAGTTTCCCGACAGCTTCGCGTAATTCGACTCTTAATGCGTGATCTGTTAATTGGG GTGAATTACTTGCACAGCCATGGACTTGCCCATACGGAGCTGAGACTTGAAAATTTACATATTAGCCCCGTTGATAGGCATATTAAA GTTGGACTACTGGGAAATGCTTCCGATTTCCACGACTCCAGTCCAGATGATAGCAAACTCGATAGCAATATGGATAGACGAAAAATGATGATTGCTTTTGACATGAG ATGTGTCGGATTCATTATGGCCAAAATGGTTCTGAGAGACCTTATGGATCCCACGATTTTCTCACAGTTCAAAACATTTCTCTCCAAG GGAAACAACCCATCCTGCTTGCGTGagtttttgattagtattaTCAATAGAAATTCTTCATCTGGAAAAATCGGATTCCAG ATACTTGATAGAAATTGGGGAGCGGGTTGGAACTTGCTGTTCTTGCTTCTTGCAACGAAACCATCACAGGGAATTAG TTGCTTGGATGCTTTGAGGCACCCTTTCCTGTGTGGACCACTATGGCGAGTGGATCCAACAATGGAAATGATCAGATGGAGCCTTGGTTCAACTGCAGTTCGAATCGCTGAGGAATATATTTATGGCAAGCAGCAG CGAAGAAGAATTGCACATTTTATTGAGCTAATGGAAATGTTGAACCCACATTCAAAGCCCAGG AAATGGCTGGAATTGCTTCCTGGCAAATGGCGTCTTCTTTATAGCACGGGTCGGCACATTGGTCTAACCTTGCGCCAACCTCCTGCCCGAGTCCTTATCGGCGATGTCCATTTGACAATATCCAAGCTTCTGAAGCCAGAAGCAACGTTTTCAATAGCATCAGACATTGGTTACAATGTTATAATTGGCAGAGATTGGGCTCATGACAAAACTGGGACAGGCGGAAAACTGAAGGTTACCTGTCTTTCTAAATTAAGAGCAGGACGACGGTTATATATAAAAGAGGAAACCTTGACTTCGAATTTCGGGTCAGCCACCCAAGATGTCAGAGATTCTATCATAGAGAAGCTCTCTAGTAAGAAGTGGAGAAAGATCATGCCCATAAAAGAATATCCTTCTAGCCTTCCTGTGGCAAAGCTCGTCTCCAGTGATGTTGAAATGACCATGAGTTTGGACAAACCGTTGAGTAGTGACATCGAAACTGCAAAGAATGTTATTCGCGAGGTTAGAATGCAAATACCACCTGAATTATTCGAGTTGTCGAAAATCGTGTGTGGGACATATGTAGATTCTAGGTTACTTCTCCTTCGTAGTGTGAATGGTTCTGCCCTATTGTTCACCAGATCTCATGTAAATGACATATCATATAAAccatga